Proteins from one Terriglobus tenax genomic window:
- a CDS encoding efflux transporter outer membrane subunit has translation MIKKMSFSPTVVVSGALSVLLLAGCNRPPAYKPPQMALAPTWSGEGVFKVATPQDGVLRKDWWTLFGDSQLNQLETQAAAANPDLQAAAERYTQARYLTTIAESRLFPHVGIGAATTDNKSSEHRLFRSPLDPLYGTDESYGAVASWEPDIWSKIRNTTQMRKEMAQGSAADLALTRLSIQAEVASNYMLLRGLDVQDAVYRQSISSYKNAVDITQTRLKGEIAPRSDVTRAQNQLSSTEAQEINVRMQRSLLEHAIAILTNQSPTTFHIAPADTFTVHVPSIPIGVPSTLLQRRPDIASAERRMAAANTSIGVSKAAFYPDISIGAMAGFSDDGFGLANLANSLWSYGMSGALPLFQGGARRAELQRSYSEYRQTTDEYRSVVLNAFREVEDSLSRLRYLQGEEEKRHEAMTAAVQTQTMQMQLYTGDLTSYLDVVMAQISALDARLFEVEVQTARLEGAVGMVRALGGGWDPSELPTMKSVAPMKATQYHNLGKPTP, from the coding sequence ATGATCAAGAAGATGAGCTTTTCGCCCACGGTAGTTGTCTCGGGCGCTCTCTCCGTGCTGCTTCTGGCTGGTTGCAATCGCCCACCTGCATATAAACCTCCGCAGATGGCGCTTGCTCCCACCTGGAGCGGAGAGGGCGTCTTCAAAGTCGCGACACCGCAGGACGGTGTGCTTCGCAAGGACTGGTGGACGCTGTTCGGAGACTCACAACTTAACCAGCTTGAGACGCAGGCAGCGGCTGCCAACCCTGACTTGCAGGCAGCGGCTGAGCGTTACACCCAGGCCCGTTATCTAACCACCATCGCCGAGTCCCGCCTCTTTCCGCATGTAGGCATAGGGGCAGCGACGACGGACAATAAGAGCTCGGAACACAGACTCTTCCGTTCTCCGCTGGATCCTCTCTATGGAACGGATGAAAGCTACGGAGCGGTCGCCTCGTGGGAGCCTGATATCTGGTCGAAGATCCGCAACACCACGCAGATGCGCAAGGAGATGGCACAGGGAAGCGCCGCGGACCTGGCGTTGACCCGGCTGAGCATTCAGGCAGAGGTCGCCTCGAACTACATGCTTTTGCGTGGTCTCGATGTGCAGGACGCCGTCTACCGGCAATCGATCAGTTCCTACAAGAACGCGGTCGATATTACGCAAACGCGTCTGAAGGGTGAGATTGCTCCACGCTCAGACGTCACACGCGCCCAGAACCAGCTCAGCTCAACCGAGGCGCAGGAGATCAATGTTCGTATGCAGCGTTCGCTGCTTGAACACGCCATTGCCATCCTGACGAATCAGTCGCCCACCACCTTTCACATCGCCCCTGCAGACACCTTCACGGTCCATGTCCCAAGCATTCCCATCGGCGTACCGTCGACTCTGCTCCAGCGCCGGCCGGACATCGCCTCCGCGGAACGCCGTATGGCTGCGGCCAACACGTCAATCGGCGTCTCTAAAGCTGCCTTCTATCCGGACATCAGCATCGGAGCCATGGCCGGGTTCTCGGACGACGGCTTTGGACTCGCCAACCTCGCGAACAGCCTGTGGAGCTATGGCATGAGCGGCGCCCTTCCGTTATTCCAGGGCGGAGCTCGCCGTGCCGAGCTGCAGCGCAGCTACTCGGAGTACCGCCAGACCACCGACGAATATCGCTCCGTTGTACTGAATGCTTTCCGCGAAGTCGAAGACTCGCTCTCGCGCCTGCGCTATCTGCAGGGAGAGGAGGAGAAGCGGCATGAGGCGATGACCGCGGCCGTGCAGACGCAGACCATGCAGATGCAGCTCTACACCGGTGACCTTACCAGCTACCTGGATGTGGTCATGGCACAGATCTCGGCGCTGGATGCGCGCTTGTTCGAGGTGGAAGTGCAAACAGCTCGCTTGGAAGGCGCTGTGGGTATGGTGCGCGCCCTTGGGGGCGGATGGGATCCTTCGGAGCTGCCTACGATGAAGTCAGTTGCTCCGATGAAAGCAACGCAATATCACAACCTGGGCAAGCCGACCCCATAA
- a CDS encoding efflux RND transporter periplasmic adaptor subunit codes for MMNQRRRVIVIVAVVLLGIAITLVVTGIGSRKQALAALQTRTDESSIEDVSVIIPRRGDSMRTLDLPGDISAWYEAPIYAQVSGYVKMWDKDYGASVHRGEILATINTPKLDAQYRASSAKVDVATAKMDLADLTAKRWKNLEGTQAVSRQQVDVQAANARTQHAETEAAKHDLAQFEALERFRTIVAPFDGIVTARKVNVGDYVSEAGGELGDKGDATELFTVADVHKLRIFVSVPQDYIDILKKGVTATITVPQYPGQVFHAQFLTAAWALDKDSRTVTTELVMDNPGNKVWPGSYADVHFSVPSESAALQIPENALIFQEEGEQIAVVDKSNHVVLKKVTVGRNLGQDVEILEGLSPEDRVINNPSAGMLNGEAVRIVPHATPGYNQVETASTAFNSGEPKATTIPGEGQ; via the coding sequence TCTGCTGGGCATTGCCATCACCCTTGTGGTGACTGGCATCGGTTCAAGGAAGCAGGCGCTCGCCGCCCTGCAGACCCGTACGGATGAGTCCTCCATTGAGGATGTCAGCGTCATTATCCCGCGCAGGGGTGACTCCATGCGCACGCTCGATCTACCGGGTGATATCAGCGCCTGGTATGAGGCTCCCATCTACGCCCAGGTCTCTGGCTACGTGAAGATGTGGGACAAGGACTACGGCGCTTCGGTACACCGTGGCGAAATCCTCGCAACCATCAATACACCCAAGCTGGACGCGCAGTACCGTGCGTCCAGCGCCAAGGTAGACGTTGCCACCGCCAAGATGGATCTGGCGGACTTGACCGCGAAACGCTGGAAGAACTTGGAAGGCACACAGGCCGTCTCCAGGCAACAGGTGGACGTGCAGGCAGCCAACGCCCGCACGCAGCATGCTGAAACAGAAGCCGCCAAACATGATCTAGCGCAGTTTGAAGCGCTTGAACGCTTCCGCACCATCGTCGCTCCGTTTGACGGCATTGTCACCGCCCGTAAGGTGAACGTTGGCGACTATGTCAGCGAGGCCGGTGGAGAGCTTGGTGACAAGGGGGATGCAACAGAGTTGTTTACCGTTGCCGATGTCCACAAGCTGCGCATCTTTGTCAGCGTCCCACAGGACTATATCGACATCCTGAAGAAGGGTGTGACCGCGACCATCACCGTGCCGCAGTATCCCGGCCAGGTCTTCCATGCGCAGTTTCTCACCGCGGCATGGGCTCTCGATAAAGACTCCCGCACTGTGACCACAGAACTCGTGATGGACAATCCGGGGAACAAGGTGTGGCCGGGCTCGTACGCGGACGTCCACTTCAGTGTGCCCTCTGAATCTGCCGCCCTGCAGATTCCGGAGAACGCTCTCATCTTCCAGGAGGAAGGCGAACAAATTGCCGTGGTCGACAAATCCAACCACGTCGTCCTGAAGAAAGTAACGGTGGGCCGCAACCTGGGGCAGGATGTCGAGATTCTCGAAGGTCTGTCTCCAGAGGATCGCGTTATCAATAATCCCTCAGCAGGCATGCTGAACGGCGAGGCTGTCAGGATCGTTCCTCACGCAACGCCTGGATACAACCAGGTTGAAACGGCATCCACAGCCTTCAATTCCGGTGAACCAAAAGCCACCACCATCCCCGGCGAGGGACAGTAA